Proteins encoded within one genomic window of Anopheles gambiae chromosome 3, idAnoGambNW_F1_1, whole genome shotgun sequence:
- the LOC1279436 gene encoding uncharacterized protein LOC1279436 — protein sequence MDHLEHLGGSIDGHQDMSKAVLRTTLQSADSGSLHFITSTGMSHAGREQEYIESTLLGTDLLSSQLPTNLLNDYINSVSSSTTSSIGMQSALMEHHYRPFGTSTEELHSLTSETSKEAADTKDIPGFSTLSSYDKMMHIGQSSSPISNGLGQIGGTIDSYVHFPLHATSSGGDGFDVMANALATVTTHQQQQGQQQQQHHHHHNHNHYSLPHATSSHLHLQHQAQGHLLHHQSIVELSNGQQISSLGHSDAPVSSSIGTLLPSVDVTLKAYSHNSSLLPIVSSAPLSSDVHSSSTMAINTMSLNESSKRFLSCATLPSLLPHNQRTIFTVAADSLAASKSVAASIMECESRTHDDDMAECVASIESVSCAQLGNINLPHKKRLAKKMTDTKDAFCGDVSEMEQSLMLANIQLSHRDATVTGVGSFESTSNPNYGPSSSLHPGNNGKGNTPKAQQSPSASQHPGNSFSCQLCGKVVQDQRMFFNHLKEHYEPSLTPVNGNNTTDANRNATAMKVIALSTQVALDGKKAKPKLPRVKHTKKLKNDRTMKQGQAAEEQNPAQNSDAKALLSTSTSSSASCAKTVDSLLQHQSLNDAMIVLECSENGGEFSETEDMLEGIRNVVQKVQETVDTDTTEELCVANSADWFPNHADDANNGSAVAAGSTATTAMQQPEKSGQHMALSRGSLDSHEIHIPSGGDNFLLLLSKAQFNDAELLQTESADSTLLKPLDAATCEQLTNSSSLNGSSRNETYVPGLPSAEAQNLQQLQPLHSTPFPLLSTVDALAESRAVSFQSTDSLNPLTSILLSSNTISKLSVASFAPSHCGQISDLRETRLLKREQKSDEDDDYEPEPEEEEEEENGEETSQYNEMQIIDLGASGVEPLNDESTGARNEPPIDDDYQCSDDEGVASQVQGNEDEEVEEEEEEMCSNDKERRTATDAGSNAKVYKYLCPIEECGRWFKSKTAFSYHHLQHTGERPYQCQTCQKCFFTCSALKVHERLHSGEKPYKCEECGHHFRQWGDLKYHKISKHSNEKSHKCEFCGKEFARRYSLVLHRRIHTNEKNFVCEYCNKAFRASTYLQAHRMIHTGEKPHQCSLCDKKFRCHGDLNRHQKTHSRPGKGGGTPSKQVDEDEEGSSTVELAGGGGAGKLPSTPVDAKTRSLKRKTITQKNNNSIVIV from the exons ATGGACCATTTGGAACATCTGGGGGGATCGATCGATGGGCATCAGGACATGTCGAAAGCAGTCCTTCGCACCACCCTACAGTCCGCCGACAGTGGTTCATTACACTTCATCACCAGCACGGGAATGTCCCATGCTGGAAGGGAGCAGGAGTACATCGAATCGACCTTATTGggcacggacctgttatccaGTCAGCTGCCGACCAATTTGCTTAATGATTACATCAATTCGGTTTCGTCCAGCACGACCAGCTCGATTGGAATGCAATCCGCCCTCATGGAGCATCACTATCGGCCCTTTGGCACCTCCACCGAAGAGTTGCATTCGCTTACCAGTGAAACGAGCAAGGAAGCTGCTGATACCAAG GATATTCCCGGATTCAGTACGCTATCGTCGTACGACAAAATGATGCACATTGGTCAATCCTCTTCGCCCATTAGCAATGGATTAGGTCAGATCGGTGGCACGATTGATAGTTACGTACACTTCCCTCTGCATGCCACCAGCTCAGGGGGCGATGGATTTGATGTAATGGCAAACGCTCTTGCGACTGTGaccacacaccaacaacagcagggacagcaacagcagcagcatcatcatcatcataatcataatcattaTAGTCTTCCTCATGCAACTAGTTCGCACTTGCACCTGCAACACCAAGCACAGGGACATTTGCTCCATCATCAGAGTATTGTGGAGCTCTCGAATGGCCAACAAATATCGTCACTTGGACATTCGGACGCACCTGTATCCAGCAGCATTGGTACGTTGCTACCGTCCGTTGATGTGACGCTGAAAGCATACAGTCACAATAGTTCTTTGCTTCCCATCGTCTCCTCGGCTCCACTGTCATCCGATGTACACAGC agcTCAACAATGGCCATCAACACGATGAGTTTAAACGAATCTTCGAAACGGTTTCTTTCCTGCGCAACTCTTCCCTCGCTCCTACCGCATAATCAGCGTACGATATTTACCGTTGCTGCTGATAGCTTAGCGGCATCGAAAAGTGTTGCCGCTAGCATTATGGAGTGTGAATCGCGCACACACGACGACGATATGGCGGAGTGTGTGGCATCGATCGAGAGTGTATCGTGCGCACAGTTGGGTAACATCAATCTCCCTCACAAGAAGCGTTTGGCAAAGAAGATGACCGATACAAAGGACGCGTTTTGCGGCGATGTTTCCGAAATGGAGCAATCGTTAATGCTGGCAAACATTCAGCTTTCGCACCGTGACGCAACAGTAACTGGGGTTGGTTCATTCGAGTCAACGAGCAATCCAAATTACGGTCCTTCATCTTCGCTACATCCGGGAAATAATGGCAAAGGCAACACGCCCAAAGCACAGCAATCGCCATCGGCCTCGCAGCATCCGGGGAATTCTTTTTCCTGTCAACTTTGTGGCAAAGTAGTTCAAGATCAGCGAATGTTCTTTAACCACCTGAAGGAACATTACGAGCCCTCCTTGACACCTGTAAATGGGAATAATACAACGGATGCAAACAGAAACGCAACTGCAATGAAAGTTATTGCATTATCAACGCAGGTAGCGCTAGATGGTAAAAAAGCGAAGCCCAAGCTGCCTCGTGTGAAGCACACGAAAAAGCTAAAGAACGATCGTACCATGAAACAGGGCCAGGCGGCTGAAGAACAAAACCCGGCACAGAACAGTGACGCAAAAGCGTTACTGTCCACATCGACCAGCTCCAGTGCGAGCTGTGCAAAAACGGTGGACAGTTTGCTGCAACATCAGTCGCTAAACGATGCCATGATAGTGCTGGAATGTTCCGAGAATGGTGGAGAATTTAGCGAGACTGAAGACATGCTGGAAGGCATCCGGAATGTGGTACAAAAGGTGCAGGAAACGGTCGATACGGATACGACCGAGGAGCTGTGCGTAGCGAACAGTGCAGACTGGTTTCCGAatcatgctgatgatgctAATAATGGCAGCGCTGTTGCCGCCGGTTCTACCGCAACCACTGCCATGCAGCAACCTGAAAAGAGTGGCCAGCATATGGCACTGTCCCGAGGATCGCTCGACTCACATGAAATTCATATTCCAAGCGGAGGCGACAactttttgctgcttcttaGTAAAGCTCAATTTAACGATGCAG aGCTTTTACAAACGGAATCCGCAGATTCGACATTGCTGAAGCCACTGGATGCTGCCACCTGTGAGCAGCTTACAAACTCGAGTTCACTGAATGGGTCTTCCAGGAATGAAACATACGTGCCGGGCCTACCGTCGGCTGAAGCGCAAAATTTGCAACAACTGCAACCGTTACATTCGACACCATTTCCGTTGCTTTCTACCGTTGATGCACTCGCCGAGTCCCGTGCCGTTTCGTTCCAATCCACCGATAGCCTGAACCCCCTTACCTCCATTCTTCTCTCTTCCAATACGATCAGCAAACTGTCGGTGGCTTCATTTGCACCATCCCACTGTGGCCAAATATCGGATCTAAGAGAGACGAGACTGTTGAAACGAGAACAAAAATCCGACGAAGATGACGATTACGAACCGGagccggaggaggaggaggaggaggagaatgGTGAGGAAACGTCCCAATACAATGAAATGCAAATCATAGACCTTGGCGCATCGGGCGTTGAACCGCTCAACGATGAATCGACGGGCGCACGAAATGAACCACCAATCGACGACGATTATCAGTGTAGCGATGATGAGGGAGTCGCATCCCAGGTACAGGGCAACGAAGACGAAGAAgtagaagaggaagaagaagaaatgtgTTCAAATGATAAGGAACGGCGGACAGCGACGGATGCTGGCAGTAATGCAAAAGTGTACAAATACCTGTGCCCGATCGAGGAGTGTGGACGGTGGTTTAAATCCAAGACTGCATTTTCCTACCACCATCTGCAGCACACGGGCGAACGGCCGTACCAATGCCAGACGTGCCAGAAGTGCTTCTTCACCTGCAGCGCCCTGAAGGTGCACGAGCGGCTCCATTCGGGCGAAAAGCCGTACAAATGTGAGGAGTGTGGGCACCACTTCCGGCAGTGGGGCGACCTAAAGTATCACAAAATCTCCAAACACTCCAACGAGAAGAGCCACAAGTGTGAGTTCTGCGGCAAAGAGTTTGCCCGCCGCTACTCGCTCGTGCTGCACCGGCGCATTCACACGAACGAGAAAAACTTTGTCTGCGAGTACTGCAACAAAGCGTTCCGGGCGAGTACGTACCTGCAGGCGCACCGGATGATACACACGGGCGAGAAACCGCACCAGTGCAGCTTATGTGATAAAAAGTTCCGCTGCCACGGCGATTTGAACAGGCATCAGAAAACACACTCCCGGCCGGGGAAAGGGGGCGGCACCCCGTCCAAACAGGTCGATGAAGATGAGGAGGGCAGTTCGACAGTGGAGCTGGCGGGAGGCGGCGGTGCGGGTAAACTACCCTCGACCCCTGTCGATGCTAAGACTAGGTCTCTCAAACGAAAGACGATCACacagaaaaataataacagtATAGTAATTGTGTAG